A region from the Paludicola sp. MB14-C6 genome encodes:
- a CDS encoding GGDEF domain-containing protein encodes MQYYRNANHMIKHFLSRIHYGIFYTLSLSKLQRKEYSLLIIRENQFRSLLFLLLTILLQIIIFCLLPILPIKTTPTGIRLVTAAVTLELLYIVLILLYHPKSNSSIAISKWMNKSFWIIVCIFMQFVFIWELSIYKTIYLFILFVFCYSVVPLLTLSEILIITGINGVLTCFTSYYYTHNVPLILLIVLFSILSFCVSQRSVSLFYKMTKTNNELILLSETDSLTKLLNRRGIRNKIDILWNDCIAFQKNVAIIMIDIDDFKLYNDTYGHSKGDECLELISQNIHWNVNPHIGIVGRYGGEELLVVLENIKNEDVIPLAQKIRKCVLKLSLESGIGATHDFVTISLGIHTLTPTEASKFSDAIKLSDQQLYLAKKGGRNCIAYHNFIYK; translated from the coding sequence GTGCAATATTATCGTAATGCAAACCATATGATAAAGCATTTTCTTTCACGAATTCACTATGGTATATTTTATACGTTAAGCCTCAGTAAGCTTCAACGAAAAGAATATAGCTTATTAATCATACGAGAGAATCAATTTCGCTCGCTTTTATTTCTATTGCTTACAATATTGCTTCAAATCATCATATTTTGTCTTTTACCAATACTACCTATCAAAACAACGCCAACTGGCATAAGACTCGTAACAGCAGCTGTTACTTTGGAATTGCTTTATATTGTGTTAATTCTTTTATACCATCCAAAATCCAATTCATCTATTGCTATATCAAAATGGATGAATAAAAGTTTTTGGATAATCGTCTGCATCTTTATGCAATTTGTTTTTATTTGGGAGTTATCGATATATAAAACCATCTATCTGTTTATTCTTTTTGTATTTTGCTATTCAGTTGTACCATTACTAACTCTTTCGGAAATTTTAATTATAACAGGAATCAATGGTGTTCTAACTTGTTTTACTTCTTATTACTATACCCACAATGTTCCCCTTATTCTCTTAATTGTCCTATTCAGCATCTTAAGCTTTTGTGTATCGCAACGCTCTGTCAGCCTTTTTTATAAAATGACCAAAACAAATAATGAACTAATATTATTAAGTGAAACAGATTCTTTAACAAAACTTTTAAATCGCAGAGGTATTCGAAATAAAATTGATATTCTTTGGAATGATTGTATTGCTTTTCAAAAAAATGTTGCTATCATAATGATTGACATTGACGATTTTAAGCTCTATAACGATACATACGGACATTCAAAAGGAGATGAGTGCTTAGAGTTAATCTCACAAAACATTCATTGGAATGTCAATCCTCACATTGGAATTGTTGGGCGATATGGAGGAGAAGAGCTTTTAGTAGTCTTAGAAAATATTAAAAATGAGGATGTCATTCCATTAGCACAAAAAATCAGAAAATGTGTGCTAAAATTAAGCCTAGAATCTGGAATTGGTGCAACACATGATTTTGTAACAATTAGCTTAGGAATTCATACATTAACTCCAACAGAAGCCAGTAAATTCAGCGATGCAATCAAACTTTCGGATCAGCAGCTTTACTTAGCAAAAAAAGGTGGACGAAACTGTATAGCCTATCATAATTTTATATATAAATAG
- a CDS encoding phosphatase PAP2 family protein: MTNAKKYVAILLSGFVLFELSLLFGITDYNIFLNISNQQSVFGNIMEILGELVAPYLFALSGIILALYYNSQPSDYEGKTYKAILGIVYMIAGIGYSIIVLNRFHNFWYSLIGIVITGVLFTITIYLFKKLSPQRLFQLYCIALTAIVYMISVLIIINIIKVFWGRVRPRDLETVADFTPWYKPNGITGNRSFPSGHTANAAILYIITMFAPLTKKKPVKVLLYTVSILWIVFMAFSRVYFGAHFASDVLYGATISIIIFYLSKYFTLRYIAKSLQ; encoded by the coding sequence ATGACAAACGCTAAAAAATATGTAGCCATTCTGCTATCTGGCTTTGTTTTATTTGAATTATCGCTTTTATTTGGAATTACCGATTATAATATTTTCTTAAATATAAGCAATCAACAATCCGTTTTCGGAAATATAATGGAAATTTTGGGCGAGCTTGTGGCTCCCTATTTATTTGCGCTTAGCGGTATTATTCTTGCATTATACTATAACTCTCAACCTTCGGATTATGAAGGAAAGACGTATAAGGCAATTCTAGGCATCGTTTATATGATAGCCGGAATTGGCTACAGCATAATCGTTTTAAACCGCTTTCATAACTTTTGGTACAGCTTAATCGGTATTGTAATAACAGGTGTTCTTTTTACAATTACGATTTATTTATTTAAGAAGCTGTCTCCTCAACGTTTATTTCAACTATATTGCATTGCACTCACTGCAATTGTATATATGATATCCGTGTTAATTATCATTAACATTATTAAAGTATTTTGGGGACGTGTTCGACCAAGAGATTTAGAAACAGTAGCAGATTTTACACCTTGGTATAAGCCAAATGGAATTACAGGAAATCGCTCCTTTCCATCAGGACACACTGCAAATGCCGCAATTCTTTATATTATAACGATGTTTGCACCGCTTACTAAAAAGAAACCAGTTAAGGTTTTATTATATACCGTGTCTATTTTATGGATTGTTTTTATGGCATTTAGCAGAGTTTATTTCGGCGCTCATTTTGCTTCCGATGTACTATATGGTGCAACAATTTCTATTATAATTTTTTATTTATCAAAATATTTTACTTTAAGATATATAGCAAAATCATTACAATAA
- a CDS encoding DMT family transporter, which yields MKTERKGILLVIVAALLWSTGGVLIKFIPLSSMAISSFRSLLGLIVIFIFYHKQKLIISKTVIISAFCLAYTLIGFVLANRFTTAASAVVLQYCSPICVAFYMFLLYKRKPKRNEVIALFGALVGIILFFFGKFSGSSLLGNVIALSAGFSFGGLFLINSRSDCDSYSSLVFGQLLTFVIGIPFLFQEDYSVVTVGSIFAILALGIFQVGIAYICFSIGIKHISPLEGNIICMIEPVLNPIWVFLFIGETLSIYALFGTVIVISSIIFLNVSQAREAKKNLVKQ from the coding sequence TTGAAAACAGAACGCAAAGGAATTTTATTGGTTATAGTAGCCGCATTATTATGGAGCACAGGCGGAGTGTTAATCAAGTTTATTCCATTATCATCTATGGCAATTTCGTCCTTTAGAAGTTTACTTGGTCTTATCGTAATCTTTATATTTTATCACAAACAAAAACTTATCATTAGTAAAACAGTAATCATATCGGCTTTTTGTTTAGCCTACACGTTAATCGGTTTTGTACTGGCAAATCGGTTTACGACAGCAGCAAGTGCTGTTGTGTTGCAATATTGTTCCCCTATTTGTGTTGCGTTTTATATGTTTTTACTCTATAAGCGCAAACCAAAACGCAATGAGGTTATTGCATTATTCGGAGCTTTAGTAGGTATAATATTATTCTTCTTTGGAAAATTCAGTGGAAGCTCTTTGTTAGGAAATGTTATTGCATTATCTGCGGGCTTCTCTTTTGGCGGATTATTCTTGATTAACAGCCGAAGTGATTGCGATTCCTATTCCTCTTTGGTATTCGGTCAATTATTAACTTTTGTTATTGGTATTCCATTTTTATTTCAAGAAGACTATTCCGTTGTTACAGTAGGTTCTATCTTTGCAATTCTTGCACTCGGCATTTTCCAAGTAGGAATTGCTTACATTTGCTTCTCCATAGGAATAAAACACATCTCCCCTTTAGAAGGCAATATTATCTGTATGATTGAGCCCGTATTGAATCCAATTTGGGTATTCCTTTTCATTGGTGAAACATTGTCTATATATGCGTTATTTGGTACTGTAATCGTTATTTCTTCTATTATCTTTTTGAATGTATCACAAGCCAGAGAAGCAAAAAAGAATTTAGTAAAACAATAA
- a CDS encoding BMP family lipoprotein: MKKILSILLVVTLLVGTLSVLTACTSGSDNGKKELALITDVGTIDDKSFNQGAWEGLEKYAKEKKIAYKYYKPAEKSDVAYLSSIDQAVKAGAKVIVCPGFLFEKPVYQAQTKYPEVKFILLDGAPHPGDYKVDIKENVQSIFYAEEQAGYLAGYAAVKDGYKKLGFMGGMAVPAVIRYGYGFVQGADAAAKELGMKKGDINMKYTYVGNFDASPENQAKAASWYNDGTEVIFACGGAVGNSVMKAAETAGKKVIGVDVDQSSESKTVITSAMKNLGKSVYDAVTGYYNNKWIGGKSINLDAKVNGVELPMKNSKFAKFKAADYDAVYAKLVSGSISLKKDTDAKLASDIPVEIVTIKVI; the protein is encoded by the coding sequence ATGAAAAAAATATTAAGCATTTTATTGGTTGTAACATTATTAGTTGGAACACTAAGCGTTTTAACTGCTTGTACTTCCGGTAGTGATAATGGCAAAAAAGAACTTGCACTTATTACAGACGTAGGTACTATCGATGACAAATCTTTTAACCAAGGTGCTTGGGAAGGCCTAGAAAAGTACGCAAAAGAGAAAAAAATTGCATACAAATACTATAAGCCTGCTGAAAAATCAGATGTTGCTTACTTAAGCTCTATTGATCAAGCTGTAAAAGCTGGAGCAAAAGTAATTGTATGTCCTGGATTTTTGTTTGAAAAACCTGTATATCAAGCTCAAACGAAATACCCTGAAGTAAAGTTCATTCTTCTTGATGGCGCACCTCACCCAGGAGACTATAAAGTAGATATAAAAGAAAACGTACAATCTATTTTCTACGCTGAAGAGCAAGCTGGTTACTTAGCTGGTTATGCTGCAGTAAAAGATGGTTATAAAAAACTAGGCTTTATGGGCGGTATGGCTGTTCCTGCAGTAATTCGTTACGGTTATGGCTTTGTTCAAGGCGCTGATGCTGCTGCAAAAGAGCTTGGAATGAAAAAAGGCGACATCAACATGAAATATACTTATGTAGGTAACTTTGACGCATCTCCTGAAAACCAAGCAAAAGCTGCTTCTTGGTACAATGATGGAACAGAAGTAATCTTCGCTTGTGGTGGTGCAGTTGGTAACTCTGTTATGAAAGCTGCTGAAACTGCTGGTAAAAAAGTTATCGGTGTTGACGTTGACCAATCTTCTGAATCTAAAACAGTTATTACATCTGCAATGAAAAACTTAGGTAAATCTGTTTATGATGCAGTTACTGGTTATTACAACAACAAATGGATTGGCGGAAAGAGTATAAATCTTGATGCTAAAGTAAATGGCGTTGAACTACCAATGAAAAATTCAAAATTTGCTAAATTTAAAGCAGCAGATTATGATGCAGTTTATGCAAAACTAGTAAGTGGCAGTATTTCTTTAAAGAAAGATACAGATGCAAAATTAGCATCCGATATTCCGGTAGAAATCGTTACTATTAAAGTTATCTAA
- the deoC gene encoding deoxyribose-phosphate aldolase has product MEKEKLLKTVDHTLLLQTATWEEIKKICDDGVKYGVASVCIPPSFVKRAAEYLGEKLTVCTVIGFPNGYNTTATKVFEAKDAIKNGAKEIDMVINIGDLKDKNYQAVENEIQQLKVACGNNVLKVIIETCLLTEEEKIKMCELVTNAGADFIKTSTGFSTAGATREDIKLFSQHIGPNVKMKAAGGISTLQDAEDFIALGCDRLGTSRIIKLMKNEQANGY; this is encoded by the coding sequence ATGGAAAAAGAAAAATTACTAAAAACAGTAGATCATACTTTATTGTTGCAAACAGCAACATGGGAAGAAATTAAAAAAATCTGCGATGATGGGGTGAAATATGGCGTTGCATCAGTATGCATTCCACCTTCATTTGTAAAACGTGCTGCAGAATATCTTGGTGAAAAATTAACTGTATGTACTGTAATTGGATTTCCTAATGGGTATAATACTACTGCAACAAAAGTTTTTGAAGCCAAAGATGCAATTAAAAATGGCGCAAAAGAAATTGATATGGTAATTAATATTGGCGATTTAAAAGATAAAAATTATCAAGCCGTAGAAAATGAGATTCAACAATTAAAAGTTGCTTGTGGAAACAACGTTTTAAAGGTTATTATCGAAACTTGTTTATTAACAGAAGAAGAAAAAATTAAAATGTGTGAATTGGTAACGAATGCCGGTGCAGATTTTATTAAAACTTCAACGGGGTTTTCTACTGCAGGAGCTACAAGAGAGGATATTAAACTATTTTCTCAACATATTGGTCCAAATGTAAAAATGAAAGCAGCAGGTGGAATCAGCACTTTGCAGGATGCAGAGGACTTTATTGCATTAGGTTGTGATCGACTTGGAACAAGCCGTATTATTAAATTGATGAAAAATGAACAAGCAAACGGATATTAA
- a CDS encoding phosphotransferase enzyme family protein: protein MQQEKLHNVIDAFCFDGECVNIKPITQGYINATYCLTFELKGNQTKRYILQSINTNIFHNPQQLMYNVEKITSHIKAKLIKRGGNPQREVLNIIPLKQGGSLYHDTDNRYWRAYLYIEDATAFDQITDSILFERCGKAFGKFQKQLSDFDANSLYEIIEGFHNTPRRYQHFCDIMRDDPVNRVNDVITEIQFIKEREKELSVIMDLMKNGSIPVRVTHNDTKLNNIMMDNQTGEGICVLDLDTVMPGCGLFDFGDSIRNGASTASEDEPDLSKVMLDMTLFKAYTKGFLSETKEILNKTEIKHLVFATKIITLEQAIRFLGDYINGDTYYRIERPQHNLDRARTQIQLVKEMEAHFDEMQQIVADYAK, encoded by the coding sequence ATGCAACAAGAAAAGCTACATAATGTAATTGATGCTTTTTGCTTTGATGGTGAATGTGTTAACATAAAACCAATTACGCAAGGCTATATTAATGCGACCTATTGTCTAACTTTTGAACTGAAAGGTAATCAAACAAAGCGTTATATTTTACAAAGTATTAATACAAATATCTTTCATAATCCACAACAACTGATGTATAATGTTGAGAAGATAACGAGCCATATCAAAGCAAAGCTGATAAAAAGAGGTGGTAATCCGCAACGTGAAGTATTAAATATTATTCCGCTAAAACAAGGCGGAAGTTTATATCATGATACGGATAATCGATATTGGAGAGCATATCTATATATTGAGGATGCAACTGCATTTGATCAAATTACTGACTCTATATTATTTGAACGATGCGGAAAAGCTTTTGGTAAATTTCAAAAGCAATTATCTGATTTTGATGCCAATTCTTTATATGAAATAATTGAGGGCTTTCATAACACGCCTAGACGATATCAGCATTTTTGTGATATAATGAGGGATGATCCTGTTAATCGTGTGAATGATGTTATTACTGAAATTCAGTTTATAAAAGAACGAGAAAAAGAATTGTCAGTAATAATGGATTTAATGAAAAATGGTTCTATTCCCGTTCGTGTAACACACAACGACACAAAATTGAATAATATTATGATGGATAATCAAACAGGAGAAGGTATTTGCGTTTTAGATTTAGATACTGTAATGCCTGGCTGTGGCTTGTTTGATTTTGGCGATAGTATTCGAAATGGTGCTAGCACTGCGAGCGAAGATGAACCTGATTTATCAAAAGTTATGCTAGATATGACGTTATTTAAGGCATATACAAAAGGATTTTTAAGTGAGACAAAAGAGATTTTAAATAAAACAGAAATTAAGCACCTTGTTTTTGCAACTAAGATTATTACTTTAGAACAAGCTATCCGTTTTTTAGGCGACTATATTAATGGAGACACTTATTATAGAATTGAGCGTCCACAGCATAATTTAGATCGAGCAAGAACGCAAATTCAATTAGTAAAAGAGATGGAAGCTCATTTTGATGAAATGCAGCAAATTGTTGCTGATTATGCAAAGTAA
- the deoD gene encoding purine-nucleoside phosphorylase gives MSNNIPTPHITAKEGDFAQTVLMPGDPLRAKFIAENFLEDAVLVNGVRGINGYTGTYKGKRVSVMASGMGIPSIGIYSYELFNFYNVDNIIRIGSAGAIHPDLKVKDIVIGMGACTNSNFAHQYELPGTFAPIASYSLVKKAVEAGEKAGAKAVVGNILSSDTFYDDSMSLKKWQKMGVLAVEMESAALYMNAARAGKNALCICTISDCPFTGEACSAEERQLSFTQMMEIALEIA, from the coding sequence ATGAGTAACAACATACCAACACCTCATATTACTGCAAAAGAAGGAGATTTTGCTCAAACAGTGCTTATGCCGGGTGATCCATTAAGAGCAAAATTTATTGCAGAGAACTTTTTAGAAGATGCTGTTTTAGTAAATGGTGTTCGTGGAATTAACGGTTATACAGGAACTTATAAAGGAAAGCGTGTTTCAGTTATGGCAAGTGGAATGGGAATTCCTTCAATCGGTATATATTCTTACGAACTATTTAATTTTTATAACGTTGATAATATTATCCGAATTGGCTCTGCAGGTGCAATTCATCCTGACTTAAAAGTGAAGGATATCGTTATAGGTATGGGAGCTTGTACGAACTCAAACTTTGCTCATCAATATGAATTACCGGGAACTTTTGCTCCGATTGCTTCATATTCATTAGTGAAAAAAGCGGTGGAAGCTGGAGAAAAAGCAGGAGCAAAGGCTGTTGTAGGAAATATTCTTTCATCTGATACGTTCTATGATGATTCAATGAGCTTGAAAAAGTGGCAGAAGATGGGCGTTTTAGCGGTAGAAATGGAATCTGCGGCTCTTTATATGAATGCGGCAAGAGCAGGTAAAAATGCACTTTGTATTTGTACAATTTCAGATTGTCCGTTTACAGGTGAAGCTTGTAGTGCGGAAGAAAGACAATTAAGTTTTACACAAATGATGGAGATTGCATTAGAGATAGCTTAA
- a CDS encoding helix-turn-helix domain-containing protein produces the protein MNADFPRILTLLRKERGISQKQAAAELQISQALLSHYEKGIRECGLDFVVRTADFYGVSCDYLLGRSPERTGAQLSFDDIPEPDSTGKENTLKGSILPTLNKKLVFNALNIIFDLLQNINSKELTTEVSSFMSLSVYRMFRILYGINPKNEQTLFTVSPVVASAKALATMAVCEANSNVIANELIAQQPELKEKLYMSTQTLQQDYPLFTTSLLNLIKNSETTINK, from the coding sequence ATGAATGCGGACTTTCCAAGAATACTTACGCTTTTAAGAAAAGAGCGAGGTATCAGTCAAAAACAAGCTGCAGCCGAACTTCAAATTTCGCAAGCGCTTTTATCTCATTATGAAAAAGGAATACGAGAATGCGGTCTTGACTTTGTTGTACGTACTGCTGATTTTTATGGCGTATCTTGTGACTACTTATTAGGGCGTTCTCCTGAAAGAACAGGTGCCCAGCTTTCCTTTGATGACATTCCTGAGCCTGATAGTACAGGTAAGGAAAATACATTAAAAGGCAGTATTTTACCAACATTAAATAAAAAGCTTGTTTTTAATGCTCTTAATATTATTTTTGATCTCCTCCAAAATATTAACAGCAAAGAGCTTACAACAGAAGTTTCAAGCTTCATGAGTTTAAGCGTATATAGAATGTTCCGTATTTTATATGGTATTAACCCTAAAAACGAACAAACTTTATTTACGGTATCTCCCGTTGTTGCATCTGCAAAAGCGTTGGCAACAATGGCTGTTTGTGAAGCCAATTCCAATGTGATTGCCAATGAATTAATAGCGCAACAACCGGAATTAAAAGAGAAACTTTATATGTCTACTCAAACCTTGCAACAAGACTATCCTTTGTTTACAACTTCGCTTTTAAACTTAATTAAGAATAGTGAGACAACAATTAACAAATAG
- the galE gene encoding UDP-glucose 4-epimerase GalE, translated as MAILVTGGAGYIGSHTCVELLNVGEEIVIVDNYSNSKPKALERIREITKKDFKFYEVDILDKESLEKVFSENNITEVIHFAGSKAVGESVAKPLMYYHNNITGTLVLCEVMAKYNVKKLIFSSSATVYGMPKTVPITEDFPLSTTNPYGTTKLMIERILEDLIVADPNWSIAILRYFNPVGAHKSGLIGEDPSGIPNNLMPYISQVGSGKLKCLQVFGNDYDTPDGTGVRDYIHVVDLSLGHLKAIEIVRKQIGIEYFNLGTGKGYSVLDMVKAYEKATGKEIPYVIAPRRPGDIGQCYADPTKAKEKLGWEATHTLEEMCEDTARWQSMNPNGYED; from the coding sequence ATGGCAATTTTAGTAACAGGCGGAGCCGGATATATTGGCTCACATACATGTGTGGAATTATTAAACGTTGGAGAAGAAATTGTTATCGTTGATAACTATTCTAACAGTAAACCCAAAGCATTGGAACGCATTCGTGAGATTACAAAAAAAGACTTTAAATTCTATGAAGTGGATATTTTAGATAAAGAATCACTCGAAAAAGTGTTTTCAGAAAACAATATAACAGAAGTTATTCATTTTGCTGGTTCTAAAGCAGTTGGAGAATCCGTTGCTAAGCCTTTGATGTATTATCATAATAATATAACCGGAACATTGGTTTTGTGTGAAGTTATGGCGAAGTATAATGTGAAAAAGCTGATATTCAGCTCTTCTGCAACCGTATATGGTATGCCAAAAACCGTTCCTATTACGGAAGATTTTCCTTTATCCACTACGAATCCATATGGAACAACGAAATTGATGATTGAAAGAATTCTAGAGGATTTGATTGTTGCAGATCCAAACTGGAGCATTGCAATTTTACGTTACTTTAATCCTGTTGGTGCACATAAAAGCGGTTTAATTGGGGAAGATCCATCAGGCATTCCAAACAATTTAATGCCTTACATCTCTCAAGTAGGTTCTGGCAAATTAAAATGCTTACAAGTTTTTGGAAATGATTATGATACACCGGATGGAACAGGTGTACGTGACTATATTCATGTTGTTGATTTAAGCTTAGGTCATTTAAAAGCAATTGAGATAGTAAGAAAACAAATTGGCATTGAATATTTTAATTTAGGTACCGGTAAGGGCTATTCTGTATTAGATATGGTAAAAGCATATGAGAAAGCTACAGGAAAAGAGATTCCATACGTTATTGCACCGAGAAGGCCGGGCGACATTGGACAGTGCTATGCTGATCCTACCAAAGCAAAAGAAAAACTTGGTTGGGAAGCAACTCATACATTAGAAGAAATGTGTGAAGATACTGCTCGTTGGCAAAGTATGAATCCAAACGGATACGAAGATTAG
- a CDS encoding nucleotidyltransferase family protein, which translates to MKMTLVILAAGMGNRYGGLKQIDPVGKNGEFIIDYSIYDAIQAGFNKIVFIIKEENLEVFQQTIGNRISNKIQVEYAFQRMDDIPEGVIIPKDRVKPLGTAQALLSCEGLVKENFAVINADDFYGRESYQLVADFLKKLSKKTDKLQFCMIGYILKNTLTDHGHVARGICETDKDGFLSHIVERTRIEKKDGKVAFFEEETGYEFVDENSTVSMNFWGFTPEIFSEIRKEMKGFFEANKANLKTVEYLLPSEMQNLIGNGVCDVKVIPTHGQWFGVTYANDKPKVVEYIQKLTADHVYPEKL; encoded by the coding sequence ATGAAGATGACGTTAGTAATATTAGCAGCTGGAATGGGAAATCGATATGGTGGATTGAAACAAATTGATCCTGTCGGAAAAAACGGGGAATTTATTATTGATTATTCTATTTATGATGCAATTCAAGCTGGATTTAATAAAATTGTATTTATTATAAAAGAAGAAAACCTTGAGGTTTTCCAACAAACGATTGGAAATCGTATTTCCAATAAGATTCAAGTGGAATATGCATTTCAACGAATGGATGATATACCGGAAGGTGTTATTATTCCAAAAGATAGGGTAAAACCACTGGGAACGGCTCAAGCACTATTATCTTGTGAAGGTTTGGTGAAGGAAAATTTTGCAGTAATTAACGCAGATGATTTTTATGGTAGAGAATCCTATCAATTAGTTGCGGATTTTTTAAAAAAGCTAAGCAAGAAAACTGACAAATTGCAATTTTGTATGATTGGATACATTTTAAAAAATACATTAACTGATCACGGACATGTTGCAAGAGGTATTTGTGAAACAGATAAAGACGGCTTTTTATCTCATATTGTTGAACGCACACGTATTGAGAAAAAAGACGGAAAGGTAGCATTCTTCGAAGAAGAAACCGGTTATGAATTTGTAGATGAGAATTCTACAGTTTCAATGAATTTCTGGGGCTTTACACCGGAAATATTCAGCGAAATTCGCAAAGAAATGAAAGGCTTTTTTGAAGCAAATAAGGCTAACCTTAAAACAGTAGAATATTTATTACCATCCGAAATGCAGAATTTGATTGGTAACGGAGTATGTGACGTGAAAGTGATTCCTACCCATGGGCAATGGTTTGGCGTTACCTATGCGAACGATAAACCAAAGGTAGTCGAATATATTCAAAAACTAACAGCCGATCATGTGTATCCCGAAAAGCTATAG
- the cdd gene encoding cytidine deaminase → MDEKKLIHEALEAQKMAYTPYSNFKVGAALLSKSGKIYRGCNIESASYTPTNCAERTAFFKAVSEGDMEFESIAIVGGFLGKSDYSPDYCSPCGVCRQVMMEFCNPRTFRVIMAKTEEDYLEYTLEELLPLGFGPDNLR, encoded by the coding sequence ATGGATGAAAAGAAGTTAATCCATGAGGCACTAGAGGCACAAAAGATGGCATACACACCTTATTCCAACTTTAAAGTAGGTGCAGCACTTTTATCAAAATCAGGGAAAATTTATCGTGGCTGTAATATTGAATCGGCTTCTTATACTCCAACAAACTGTGCGGAACGTACCGCTTTTTTCAAAGCAGTCTCAGAGGGCGACATGGAGTTTGAATCAATAGCGATTGTAGGGGGATTTTTGGGGAAAAGCGATTATTCTCCCGATTATTGTTCCCCTTGCGGAGTATGTAGACAAGTTATGATGGAATTTTGTAATCCGAGGACATTTCGGGTAATTATGGCAAAAACAGAAGAAGATTATCTGGAATATACATTAGAGGAATTACTTCCATTGGGATTTGGACCGGATAATTTGAGATGA
- a CDS encoding phosphopentomutase gives MSIQRIFLIVLDSYGIGELPDAKSYGDEGSNTLGAIVKSIKYNTPNMQKLGLFNIEGVNCQKGAQNPIASFARLAEVSKGKDTTIGHWEISGIISPEPLPTYPNGFPAEVISEFEKQTGREILCNLPYSGTKVLDDYGQEHIDTGKLIVYTSADSVFQIAAHEDVVSVDKLYEYCEIARNILKGKHGVGRVIARPFIGENGNFKRTPNRHDFSLKPPSETMLDLLQDNGIATIGVGKIYDIFAGKGIDETHKIKNNIDGMNQTIALMDKDFHGLCFVNLVDFDMVYGHRNDVDGYANAATEFDVQLGEFLSKMREDDVLMITADHGCDPATPSTDHSREYAPLLVYGNSIKQGVDLKTRESFSDIAATILDIFEVDDRLAGQSFKNDILK, from the coding sequence ATGTCTATTCAAAGAATTTTTTTAATAGTACTAGATAGCTATGGTATTGGCGAATTACCCGATGCAAAAAGCTATGGCGATGAGGGAAGTAATACACTTGGCGCAATAGTAAAATCAATTAAATACAATACACCAAATATGCAAAAACTGGGCTTGTTTAATATTGAAGGTGTAAACTGCCAAAAGGGTGCTCAAAATCCAATTGCTTCTTTTGCTCGTTTGGCAGAAGTTTCAAAAGGAAAAGACACCACAATTGGACATTGGGAAATTTCCGGAATTATATCTCCGGAACCTCTTCCAACTTATCCAAACGGATTTCCTGCAGAAGTTATTTCTGAATTTGAAAAACAAACTGGTCGTGAAATCCTGTGTAACCTTCCTTATTCCGGAACAAAAGTGTTAGATGACTATGGACAAGAACACATTGACACAGGTAAGCTGATTGTGTATACTTCTGCGGATAGCGTGTTCCAAATTGCTGCACATGAGGATGTTGTTTCTGTTGACAAGTTATATGAGTATTGCGAAATTGCAAGAAATATCTTAAAAGGCAAGCATGGTGTTGGTCGTGTTATCGCAAGGCCATTTATCGGCGAAAACGGTAATTTCAAACGTACCCCTAATCGTCATGATTTTTCTTTAAAGCCACCTAGTGAAACGATGCTTGATTTATTGCAAGATAACGGAATAGCAACAATAGGAGTAGGTAAGATTTACGATATTTTTGCTGGAAAAGGTATTGACGAAACCCATAAAATCAAAAATAACATTGATGGTATGAATCAAACAATTGCATTAATGGATAAAGATTTCCATGGTTTGTGCTTTGTTAATCTTGTTGATTTTGATATGGTATATGGACATCGTAATGATGTGGATGGCTATGCAAATGCAGCAACCGAATTTGATGTTCAACTTGGAGAATTTTTAAGTAAGATGCGTGAAGATGATGTGCTAATGATTACAGCGGATCATGGCTGCGATCCTGCTACTCCTAGTACGGACCATTCAAGAGAGTATGCGCCATTGTTAGTATACGGTAATTCAATTAAGCAGGGTGTTGACTTAAAAACGAGAGAAAGCTTTTCAGATATCGCTGCAACTATCCTTGATATCTTTGAAGTGGATGATCGTTTAGCTGGGCAAAGCTTTAAAAATGACATTTTAAAATAG